The segment TCACCGTTCCCTGGGAGAAGCGCGACGGACCGCTCAGGTCGGCGCTGATCAGTCCGCCCACGCTGGTGGCGGCCGGCAGGGGCGGATCCACGGGCAGCCACTGGTTGCTCCCGGCAAGCGCTGCCTGAAGCGCGGCCACGCTCATGCCCGCCTGAGCGGTCACGGTCATGTTCGCGGGTTGATGATCCACCAGCGCGTTGAAGGACACCAATGAGAGCGCGGCAAAAGGCCTCAGCGGGAGCCCGCCCAGGCCCAGGTGGGCGCCGAAGCCGGCCGGCACCAGCGCGACGCCGCGGGCGCGGGCACTTTGCAGGATGCGGCAAACCTGCTCCGCCGAGTCGGGGAAGAGAACCCGCTCCGGCCGGATTCCGTCGATGGTGAAGCGCGCGAAATCGGCCGGCGTTCCGGCGGCTACGCCGGACAGGCGCAGATCGTCGTCGAATCCATCCCAGTCCGGCACCGGCTCCATGAGGGATGTGCGGCTCATACAACAACCGTCCCGTGGCACGCCCGGTGCCCGGCCGTACCGCTTACATCGCCGCCTGCCGCCGCGGCGCCCGCACCTCGACCTGCCGCTCCGCAGACGGGAATATCTTGTTGGGGTTGCAGCAGTCGTCGGGATCGAACACGGCGCGCACCTCCTCCATGGTGCGCAGATCGTCAGGCGTGAAGATCAACGGCATCAACGCCACCTTCTCCACCCCGATGCCGTGCTCGCCGGTCAGGCTGCCGCCAAGCCTCACGCACTCCCGCAGGATTTCGCGGCCGGCGGCCACCACCCGTTCGGTTTCGTTCCGGTCGCGCTCGTCGTACAGCAGGATGGGATGGATGTTGCCGTCGCCCGCGTGGAACACATTGCCGATTCGGAGGTCGTACGCCTCGCCGATGGCGGCGATCCGCTCCATGATCTCCGGCAACCGGTTCGGCGGAACCACGCCGTCCTGGCAGCAGAAGTTGGGGGCGAGGCGCCCCAAGGCGCCGAAGGCACGCTTGCGGCACTTCCACAACGCCTCGCGCTCGCGATCGTCGCGGGCCACCCGTATCTCGGTGGCGCCGTTGGCTTCGCAGATCTCCCTGACTTTGCCGGCGGCCGCCTCCAGCCCGGCCTCCATTCCGTCAAGTTCGGCGATCAACACCGCGCCGGCGTCGCGCGGGAAGCCGAAATGGAAGGCGTCCTCCACCGCCTGGATGATCATGTGGTCGAGCATCTCCAGGGCGGCGGGGACAATGCCGCCGGCGATGATGGCGGACACCGCGGCGCTCCCGTCGGCCACGGAATCGAACACCGCCAGGAGCGTCTTGCACGCCTGGGGCAACGGCTGGAGCTTGAGGACCGCCTCGGTGACGATGCCGAAGGTGCCCTCCGAGCCGACGGTGACGCCCAGGAGGTCGTATCCCGGCGCGTCCTCGGTCATAGCGCCGAGGCTGACGACTTCACCGTCCGGGAGCACCAGCGTCACCCCGAGCACGTGGTTGGTGGTGACGCCGTACTTGAGGGTGTGCGGGCCGCCGGAGTTTTCCGCCACGTTGCCGCCGATGGAGCAGGCCATCTGGCTCGAGGGGTCCGGCACGAAATGGAGCCCGTGGGGTTTGGCCTCCCGGCTCACCCAGGCGTTGATGACGCCGCTCTGGACCACGGCGCGGCGGTTGACCGGATCCAGATCGAGGATCCGGTTCATGCGGGTCAGGCTCACCATCACCGGCGCCCCCAGCGGGAGGCAGCCGCCGCTCAGCCCGGTGCCGGTGCCGCGCGGCACGAAGGGCACTCCTTCACGCCGGAGCAGCTTGAGGACCGCGGCCACTTCCTCGGTGGAACGCGGCAGCACCACGATGTCCGGCGCCGACTTCTCCAGCGTGTACCCGTCGCAGTCGTAGACGCTCAGCTCCGTGGGATGCGACACGACGCCGTCATCGCCCACGATGTCCTGCAACCAGCCGACGAGCCTTGGGGTTGCCATAAAATGACGTGTCGCGCCCGGAGCACGCGCCACCCACGTGGAGCCCAGCGCGCCCCGGGCGCCGTGTATCAGCCGCCGTAGAAGACCGAGTCGCCCAGGTCCTTGAGCAGGAGAGTGGCGTCATCGGCCCGGCCGGAAATCTCGCCCCTCACGCCGGCCTCCACCACTTCCCCGACGAATACGGAATGGTCGCCCTTCTCCACCGTATCCACGAGCTTGCACTCGACGAACGCCGGCGCGTTGGCCAGCACCGGCGCGCCCGTGGCGCCCGCGGAGAAGGCCTCGCCGCCGATGCTGTCCCCTTCCCGCTCCAGCGACTTGAAGAAAGTGAAGGCCTGGCCTTGCTGCCCCTTGCCCAGCACGTTCAGGGCGAAGCTGCCGGACTCCTTGATGATGTCGTGCGCGCCCGAGTCCGCCTTCACGCCCACCACCACCAGCGGGGGCGCGAACGAGGCCTGCGTCACCCAGTTCACCGTGGCCGCGGCCACGCGGCCGTCCTTGGCCTCACTGGTCAGGATGTACAGTCCGTAGGGAATCATGCGCAAAGCGGTCTTCTTGGCATCGGCGTCCATTCTTTGCCTCCTTGAATCGGTGATGAAAGCGCCCGCGCCGCCACGCGAGCGCGGGCCGCAGAAGATGGAGAAAGAAGTTAACAATTCCGGGGGAGGGCGTAAACCGTCGCATAATCGGTTCGGATAGCGGGCCACAGTCGACTCACGGGATCGCTTGGTAACGACTGCCGTTAACAGAGTTCTTGGCGAGGATTGCAAAGGGTTGACAATTCGCCATATAGGGTTGACAATAGAGTGCTGTTAAGTTGACTAAGGAGAATCCTCGATGGCAGGCACGAGAGAACGAGGCCGGGCGATCCGCAGTTTCATCCTTGCACATGTCGGTGCCCATGGGAACGACATTGGGCAAGTTTGCGCCGCCCACTACGGTATTTCACGCCAAGCTGTCAACAAGCATCTCCGCCGCCTCGTTGTCCATGGGCTATTGACTGCTCGCGGAGCAACACGCAACCGCCACTACTCCCTGACTGTACTCACTCGAGAGAAATTTTGGGTCCAACTCACCGAAGGGGTCAACGAAGACGCTGTGTGGCGCACCAAGATCGGTCCGCTTCTGTCCGATCTGCCTCAAAGGACACGGGAGATTTGGCAATACGGCTTTACTGAAATGCTGAACAATGCCATCGATCACTCGTCGGGAACTTGCGTCGTCATTGACGTTACACGGAATGCTGTTGGAGCACGGATCACTCTTTGGGACGATGGTGAGGGCATCTTCCGCAAGATCGCCAGAGAGTTGGGGCTGGACGATGAACGGCATGCGGTCCTTGAACTGGCCAAGGGGAAGTTGACGACCGACCCCGAGAACCATACTGGTGAAGGAATCTTCTTTACGTCACGGCTGTTCGACCACTTCGACATTTTGTCCCACGAGGTCTTTTTCTCACATGACAGTGCCACACAAGAGGATTGGATCCTGGAATCTCGCTCGACCTCGTACAGTACGCTTGTGTTTCTGGAACTCGCCAATGACACGGACAAGATTTTGGGACAGGTTTTCGACGAATACACCGCGGATGAAGGCTATGCCTTTTCGAAGACCGTGGTGCCTGTAAGCCTGGTTCGTTACGGAGATGAAGCTTTGATATCACGATCCCAAGCAAAGCGCCTTTTAACGCGATTCGATCGCTTTAAGACAGTCCTCTTAGATTTCAAGGGAGTCGAACAAATCGGGCAGGGCTTCGCTGACGAAGTATTTCGGGTATTTGCGCGAGCACATCCCAACGTTGACCTTATTCCCATCAACACGAACAAACCCGTCCAAGCTATGATCCGACACGCAGGCGGCCCGGCCTGACCGGTACTCGGAGCCATGCTAGGAAACCTGTGGGGCGGGCTGCCAAACTAAGCCCTTTTTGGTAAATTGTGACCAACACGGAAGACCTACTGACACGATGAAACCCAAAGTGTACATAGACGGCCATGTGGGCACCACCGGCCTGCGCATACGCGACTGGCTCGTCGGACGCCGGGACATCGAGCTGTCCACGCTGGACGAGGATCGGCGCAAGGACACGGCGGCGCGGCGCGCGGCCATCGAGGCGGCGGACCTGACGGTGCTGTGCCTGCCGGACGACGCTGCGCGGGAAGCGGCCCAATGGGTTGCGGACTGCGGAACCCGTGTCATCGACGCCAGCACGGCGCACCGGGTGGCGGAGGGGTGGACTTACGGGCTGCCGGAGCTCGACGGTGCACGGCGGGAAGCCATCCGCGAGGCCGGCTTCGTGGCCAATCCCGGTTGCTATCCCTCGGCTTTCATCCTCCTGACACGACCGTTGGTGGACGAGGGGCTGCTACCTCACGATACCCCGGTTTCAATCCACGCCCTGTCGGGCTATTCCGGGGGTGGCCGGGCACTGATCGAAAAATGGGAGAACCCCGAGCAGGGACTCAGTTCGTTGCCCTACGAGGCACCCTATGCCTTGGGTGCGCGGCACAAGCACATCCCGGAGATGCTGGCGTACGGCGGGCTCACGGTGGAACCCCTGTTCGTGCCCGCGGTGGGCCCGTTCCGCTGCGGCATGCGGGTGGAGGTGCCGATTCCGCTGGGCGTGCTGCCCATGGGTGTAAACAGCACCTCTATCCTGGAGTGTCTACGGGAACGCTACGAAGGTGAACCCTTCGTCCGGGTACTCCTTCATCCGGACCCGCGCGAGGCTCACGAACGCAGCTTCGACCCCCAGGCCTGCAACGATACCAACTGCATCGAACTTCACGTGGTGCCCCACCCGTCGGGGCACACCTTGCTCGTGGCGCTTCTCGACAACCTCGGCAAGGGCGCCAGCGGCGTGGCCATACAGAACCTGAACCTCATGCTCGGGCTCCCGGAGACCGCGCACCTGCCGGGCTGATGGGCCGGAATTTCCTCGCGGGGTTGTTGGCCTGCGCCCACCCCGCCACTCCTGGATTCCCGCTTCCGCGGGAATGACGTTCATGCTGGCGTCGCCATTCTCTACGCTACGTGTTTCGCTCGCGGCGTGCAGGTAGGTATCGGCTATCCCGCCAGCCCCTGCCATACAAGCTTTGCCTCCATCACGATGATCAGCGTGACGATGACGCGGTTGAACCACTGTTTGCTGATGTAGGGAGTCGTCCGCATCCCCAACGGTAGGAACAGCGCGATGGGGACCAGCGCGAGGACGCCTTGGCCGAGAAGCTGCCGGTCGAAGAGGCCGGCGGCCAGGCAGAAGAGGAAGTGCATGGTGGTGAGGCCCAGAAACATCGTCGACGCCGCGAAGATGTACGCCTCCTTCTCCAACTGGAACGCGCGCACCCACGCGGCCACCACGGCGCTGGACATCCCGGCCGCGCCCTGGGACACGCCAGCCAAGGCGGCGATGACCGGCGAGAGGACGCGGCCCAGCCGCCCGCTGAAGCGAACCTCGATACGGAAGGCCAGCAGGACCAGGTAGGCGCCCACGCATATCGCCAGCACCAGGGTCAGCATGCGTTCGTCGGCGGTGGCCAGGAACCAGGTGCCACCGGCCACCCCCAGGGCGCCCGACATGGTGGCGAAAGCGAGCCCCGGCACGGTGTGGAACCTGGAGCGATAGGTCCACATGACCCAGAAGTTGCTGACCATGTTGGGGATGGTGATGACGATGACCGCCTGTTGGGCTCCCAGAAAGCCCGCCATGATGGGCACGGCGATGAGCGGCAGCCCCATCCCCGTGGCGCCTTTCGAGAAGGCGCCCGCGCCCAGGGCGACGAAGATGATCAACAGGGACTCGATGTGCATGTAGGCAAGCAGCCTTGCGAGCGTTAAGTGTGGGTGGCATCCCTCCGTACTGCGAACAC is part of the Deltaproteobacteria bacterium genome and harbors:
- a CDS encoding FAD-binding protein; protein product: MATPRLVGWLQDIVGDDGVVSHPTELSVYDCDGYTLEKSAPDIVVLPRSTEEVAAVLKLLRREGVPFVPRGTGTGLSGGCLPLGAPVMVSLTRMNRILDLDPVNRRAVVQSGVINAWVSREAKPHGLHFVPDPSSQMACSIGGNVAENSGGPHTLKYGVTTNHVLGVTLVLPDGEVVSLGAMTEDAPGYDLLGVTVGSEGTFGIVTEAVLKLQPLPQACKTLLAVFDSVADGSAAVSAIIAGGIVPAALEMLDHMIIQAVEDAFHFGFPRDAGAVLIAELDGMEAGLEAAAGKVREICEANGATEIRVARDDREREALWKCRKRAFGALGRLAPNFCCQDGVVPPNRLPEIMERIAAIGEAYDLRIGNVFHAGDGNIHPILLYDERDRNETERVVAAGREILRECVRLGGSLTGEHGIGVEKVALMPLIFTPDDLRTMEEVRAVFDPDDCCNPNKIFPSAERQVEVRAPRRQAAM
- a CDS encoding flavin reductase family protein; translation: MDADAKKTALRMIPYGLYILTSEAKDGRVAAATVNWVTQASFAPPLVVVGVKADSGAHDIIKESGSFALNVLGKGQQGQAFTFFKSLEREGDSIGGEAFSAGATGAPVLANAPAFVECKLVDTVEKGDHSVFVGEVVEAGVRGEISGRADDATLLLKDLGDSVFYGG
- a CDS encoding DUF4325 domain-containing protein, which encodes MAGTRERGRAIRSFILAHVGAHGNDIGQVCAAHYGISRQAVNKHLRRLVVHGLLTARGATRNRHYSLTVLTREKFWVQLTEGVNEDAVWRTKIGPLLSDLPQRTREIWQYGFTEMLNNAIDHSSGTCVVIDVTRNAVGARITLWDDGEGIFRKIARELGLDDERHAVLELAKGKLTTDPENHTGEGIFFTSRLFDHFDILSHEVFFSHDSATQEDWILESRSTSYSTLVFLELANDTDKILGQVFDEYTADEGYAFSKTVVPVSLVRYGDEALISRSQAKRLLTRFDRFKTVLLDFKGVEQIGQGFADEVFRVFARAHPNVDLIPINTNKPVQAMIRHAGGPA
- the argC gene encoding N-acetyl-gamma-glutamyl-phosphate reductase; protein product: MKPKVYIDGHVGTTGLRIRDWLVGRRDIELSTLDEDRRKDTAARRAAIEAADLTVLCLPDDAAREAAQWVADCGTRVIDASTAHRVAEGWTYGLPELDGARREAIREAGFVANPGCYPSAFILLTRPLVDEGLLPHDTPVSIHALSGYSGGGRALIEKWENPEQGLSSLPYEAPYALGARHKHIPEMLAYGGLTVEPLFVPAVGPFRCGMRVEVPIPLGVLPMGVNSTSILECLRERYEGEPFVRVLLHPDPREAHERSFDPQACNDTNCIELHVVPHPSGHTLLVALLDNLGKGASGVAIQNLNLMLGLPETAHLPG
- a CDS encoding sulfite exporter TauE/SafE family protein, yielding MHIESLLIIFVALGAGAFSKGATGMGLPLIAVPIMAGFLGAQQAVIVITIPNMVSNFWVMWTYRSRFHTVPGLAFATMSGALGVAGGTWFLATADERMLTLVLAICVGAYLVLLAFRIEVRFSGRLGRVLSPVIAALAGVSQGAAGMSSAVVAAWVRAFQLEKEAYIFAASTMFLGLTTMHFLFCLAAGLFDRQLLGQGVLALVPIALFLPLGMRTTPYISKQWFNRVIVTLIIVMEAKLVWQGLAG